The Brasilonema sennae CENA114 genome includes a region encoding these proteins:
- a CDS encoding glycosyltransferase family 2 protein encodes MQTPVAFIIFKRPHTTEKVFEAIRQAKPPKLFVIADAARPERPGEAEKCEATRAIIERVDWNCEVIKNYSDTNLGCGKRVSSGINWVFSNVEEAIILEDDCVPHPTFFPFCEELLDKYRYDSRVASISGSNYQFGHRRTNDSYYFSIYNHCWGWASWRRAWQHFDIDMKLWPQIQAEGYLNDILRDYKAVKYWSNLFQSVFENPSDGIWDFQWTFACWIQSSLGIIPKTNLISNIGFGLESTHFTSKKVSPYINMPIEAMQFPLKHPPFMVSNVNADNFTQKTLFKQTLLQVIKQRIKKIIKAN; translated from the coding sequence ATGCAAACTCCAGTAGCATTTATCATCTTCAAAAGACCTCATACAACTGAAAAAGTATTTGAAGCAATTCGCCAAGCTAAACCACCAAAACTTTTTGTGATCGCAGACGCAGCCCGTCCCGAACGTCCTGGTGAGGCAGAAAAGTGCGAAGCCACTCGTGCAATTATAGAGCGAGTTGATTGGAATTGCGAAGTCATCAAAAACTACTCTGATACCAACTTGGGCTGTGGCAAACGTGTATCCAGTGGTATTAATTGGGTTTTTAGCAATGTTGAAGAGGCAATTATTTTAGAGGACGATTGCGTACCTCATCCTACATTTTTCCCATTTTGTGAAGAATTACTTGATAAATATAGATATGATTCCCGAGTCGCTTCAATTTCCGGGTCAAATTATCAGTTTGGGCATAGACGAACGAATGATAGTTACTACTTTTCTATTTATAACCACTGCTGGGGTTGGGCAAGCTGGAGACGTGCTTGGCAGCACTTTGATATTGATATGAAGCTTTGGCCACAGATTCAAGCGGAAGGTTATCTGAACGATATTTTAAGAGACTATAAGGCAGTCAAATATTGGAGTAATCTTTTTCAGTCTGTTTTTGAAAACCCTTCAGATGGAATTTGGGATTTTCAATGGACATTTGCCTGCTGGATACAGAGTAGTCTAGGTATTATTCCCAAGACAAATTTAATTTCTAATATTGGCTTTGGTCTAGAATCGACTCATTTCACTTCTAAAAAAGTAAGCCCTTACATCAATATGCCTATAGAGGCAATGCAATTTCCTCTGAAGCATCCACCCTTCATGGTTAGCAATGTAAACGCAGATAATTTCACACAAAAAACGCTGTTTAAGCAAACTTTACTCCAAGTTATTAAACAGAGGATTAAAAAAATCATAAAAGCCAACTAA
- a CDS encoding glycosyltransferase family 4 protein, protein MKVLQMSTYDSGGAGRAVYRLHQGLHSIGINSQLLVQAKNTDDKTVIAQHTKLEKGIAKLRPSLSRLLLNFYPQRELTDYYLSWLPDRVCPQVKQLNPDILNLHWISNGYLEVETIAKLNKPIVWTLHDMWAFTGGCHYSQNCDRYMNSCGACPQLNSQKQRDLSRWQWQRKARAWQEADITLVSPSSWLAKCAQASSIFRNTRVEVIPNGLDTNKYKPVNKHIARELLNLPQDKQLIVFGAVNATQHKRKGFTLLQAALQDLSKSVWQDRLELVIFGSSQSDNQIDLGFRTHYTGKLADDVSLSLVYSAADVFIAPSIEDNLPNTVMEAIACGTPCIAFHIGGMPDMIEHQKNGYLAQPYKIEDLSYGITWVLENTERYQKLCHHAREKAEQEFTMQIQAQRYLSMYTELLSRANQKR, encoded by the coding sequence ATGAAAGTTTTACAGATGAGTACTTACGATAGTGGAGGAGCTGGTCGGGCTGTATATCGACTTCATCAAGGTTTACACAGTATAGGCATCAATTCCCAACTTTTAGTACAAGCCAAAAATACTGATGATAAAACAGTTATTGCTCAACACACTAAGTTAGAAAAGGGAATTGCCAAGCTTAGACCATCTTTAAGTAGACTGCTGCTAAATTTTTATCCCCAGCGAGAACTGACTGACTATTATTTATCTTGGCTTCCAGATAGAGTCTGTCCTCAAGTTAAACAACTCAATCCTGATATCCTAAATCTGCACTGGATTAGTAATGGTTATTTAGAGGTTGAAACCATTGCAAAGCTAAATAAGCCTATAGTCTGGACTCTTCATGATATGTGGGCATTTACGGGAGGCTGTCATTATAGCCAGAACTGCGATCGCTACATGAATTCTTGTGGCGCTTGTCCCCAACTTAATAGTCAAAAACAAAGAGATTTATCTCGCTGGCAATGGCAACGTAAAGCTAGAGCTTGGCAAGAAGCTGATATTACACTTGTCTCTCCTAGCTCATGGCTTGCTAAATGTGCTCAAGCCAGTTCTATTTTCCGAAATACACGAGTAGAAGTCATTCCTAATGGTCTTGATACTAACAAATACAAGCCAGTCAATAAACATATAGCAAGGGAGTTACTCAATCTACCTCAAGATAAGCAACTTATTGTTTTTGGAGCAGTTAATGCAACACAGCATAAGAGAAAAGGATTTACTTTATTACAAGCAGCACTGCAAGATTTAAGTAAATCTGTTTGGCAAGACAGATTAGAACTAGTTATATTTGGGTCTTCACAATCTGATAATCAGATTGACCTAGGCTTTCGCACTCATTACACAGGGAAATTAGCAGATGATGTTTCATTGTCTTTAGTTTATTCGGCAGCAGATGTTTTCATTGCACCTTCAATTGAGGATAACTTGCCCAACACTGTAATGGAAGCTATTGCTTGTGGTACCCCCTGTATTGCTTTTCATATTGGTGGTATGCCTGATATGATTGAGCACCAGAAAAATGGTTATTTAGCTCAACCTTACAAGATAGAAGATTTGAGCTACGGAATTACTTGGGTTTTAGAAAACACAGAGCGATATCAAAAACTTTGTCATCATGCTCGTGAGAAAGCAGAACAAGAATTTACTATGCAAATCCAAGCTCAACGGTATCTATCGATGTACACAGAACTCTTAAGTAGAGCAAACCAAAAAAGATAA
- a CDS encoding WecB/TagA/CpsF family glycosyltransferase — MKLTNRQRNLLKHRYIVGMRVDITSYEDATQRILDWAQARKSCYICVANVHMTMEVYDNPAFASVVNSAALVTPDGMPLVWALTALGVKNASRVYGPTLTLYVCEAAAKAGIPIGLYGGTSESLGAFVKFLHQRFPDLQIACKISPPFRPLTPEEDDAYTQQIVESGARILFVGIGCPRQELWMAAHKNRIPAVTLGVGAAFDFHSGRVKQAPSWMQKRGMEWLFRLIMEPKRLWKRYFKHNPRFLLFFVMQWLASKFGWRLFETNSLD, encoded by the coding sequence ATGAAGCTCACAAATCGTCAACGGAATCTTCTTAAGCACCGCTATATAGTGGGCATGCGAGTGGACATTACCAGTTACGAAGACGCTACACAGCGGATTTTGGACTGGGCCCAAGCGAGAAAAAGTTGCTACATCTGTGTCGCTAACGTCCACATGACTATGGAAGTTTACGACAATCCTGCATTTGCGAGTGTAGTTAACAGTGCTGCCCTAGTAACACCCGATGGTATGCCCTTAGTTTGGGCTTTGACTGCGCTTGGTGTCAAAAATGCCTCCCGAGTCTACGGCCCTACCCTGACGCTGTACGTATGCGAAGCTGCAGCAAAAGCTGGTATACCAATTGGGCTTTATGGTGGAACATCAGAAAGCTTAGGTGCATTTGTAAAATTTTTGCATCAGCGTTTTCCAGACCTTCAAATTGCCTGTAAAATTTCCCCACCTTTTCGCCCGTTAACACCCGAAGAAGATGATGCCTACACCCAGCAAATTGTAGAGTCAGGCGCACGAATTTTATTTGTGGGCATCGGTTGTCCTAGACAAGAATTGTGGATGGCAGCTCACAAAAACCGGATTCCTGCCGTCACCCTTGGTGTCGGTGCCGCCTTCGATTTTCATTCAGGCCGTGTTAAGCAAGCCCCTAGCTGGATGCAGAAAAGGGGTATGGAGTGGCTCTTTAGGCTGATCATGGAACCAAAACGTTTATGGAAACGTTACTTTAAGCACAATCCACGATTTTTGCTGTTTTTTGTGATGCAATGGCTAGCAAGCAAGTTCGGCTGGAGACTGTTTGAAACAAATTCCCTAGATTAA
- a CDS encoding class I SAM-dependent DNA methyltransferase: protein MSIFNNYARYYDILYRDKDYVGETKFIQQLIQTHAPNAQNILELGCGTGNHAVLLAKEGYQIHGVDLSQEMLQKADSRLSQLHPELASQLKFTHGDIRHLRLNQTFDVILSLFHVISYQITNEDLLAAFTTVKEHLKPGGIFVFDIWYGPAVLTERPRVRVKRLEDEEILVTRIAEPVVHANENLVDVNYQVFIKDKNSNSVNELQETHRMRYLFKPEIELVSQKFQMTILEYQEWMTNREPGFDTWGVYFVIRG from the coding sequence ATGAGTATTTTTAACAACTATGCCCGTTACTATGATATTCTCTACCGAGACAAGGATTATGTTGGAGAAACGAAGTTTATTCAACAGTTAATTCAAACTCATGCACCAAATGCACAGAATATTCTAGAGTTAGGCTGTGGTACTGGAAATCATGCAGTTCTCCTAGCAAAGGAAGGGTACCAAATTCATGGGGTGGATTTGAGTCAAGAAATGTTACAAAAAGCTGACAGCCGCCTCTCCCAACTTCATCCAGAATTAGCTTCTCAACTGAAATTTACTCATGGAGATATTCGTCACCTCAGGCTGAATCAGACATTTGATGTCATCCTCTCTCTTTTTCATGTCATCAGCTACCAAATTACGAATGAGGATTTACTGGCAGCTTTTACTACTGTAAAGGAACATTTAAAGCCAGGCGGAATTTTTGTTTTTGATATATGGTATGGACCTGCAGTGTTAACTGAACGTCCTAGAGTTAGAGTCAAACGTCTAGAAGATGAGGAAATACTAGTTACCAGAATTGCAGAACCAGTAGTGCATGCAAATGAAAATTTAGTAGATGTCAATTACCAAGTCTTTATTAAGGACAAAAACAGCAATTCGGTTAATGAGCTTCAAGAAACTCACCGAATGCGTTATCTGTTTAAGCCAGAAATCGAATTGGTGTCGCAGAAATTTCAGATGACAATACTCGAATATCAGGAGTGGATGACCAATCGAGAACCAGGGTTTGACACTTGGGGCGTTTACTTTGTCATTCGTGGATAA
- a CDS encoding methyltransferase, TIGR04325 family, producing MKKIIKQIPFAKPIYRFFQEKQYKHRFARDCYGCFSGVFQTFEEAIESAPQTKSIGYDSAELAQEYQQMLEDNNWENSGGVIASYDYPIIFWLSSIFHHNQGKTIFDFGGNVGIHFYSYAKYIEYPKDLTWMVCDVPAIVNHGITLAKKRSVENLEFTVDLKDVKGKEIFISSGAIQYVENLASSLSLYHKPKHLLLNRLPLYNGNQYVTLQNGGKVFYPQYVFNQIEFIEQFSKIGYELVDIWEDRNDSCIIIPYDPEKSVPFYHGLYFKLKA from the coding sequence ATGAAGAAGATTATCAAGCAAATTCCATTTGCTAAACCGATTTACCGATTCTTTCAAGAAAAGCAGTATAAGCATCGGTTTGCTAGAGATTGCTACGGCTGTTTTTCTGGCGTCTTTCAGACATTTGAAGAAGCCATAGAATCAGCACCTCAGACAAAAAGTATTGGGTATGATAGTGCAGAACTTGCTCAAGAATACCAGCAAATGCTAGAGGATAATAACTGGGAGAATAGTGGTGGTGTTATTGCTTCCTATGATTATCCAATAATTTTCTGGTTAAGTTCGATTTTTCATCATAATCAAGGCAAAACAATTTTTGATTTTGGTGGCAATGTTGGTATTCATTTTTATTCTTACGCAAAGTACATAGAGTATCCAAAAGATTTAACATGGATGGTTTGTGATGTACCGGCAATAGTAAATCATGGTATAACTCTAGCAAAGAAACGTTCTGTTGAAAATTTAGAGTTCACAGTTGATTTGAAAGATGTTAAGGGTAAAGAAATTTTTATTTCTTCTGGTGCAATTCAATATGTAGAGAACTTGGCAAGCTCGCTTTCTCTGTATCACAAGCCTAAGCATTTGTTACTCAATCGTTTACCGTTATACAATGGTAATCAGTATGTAACTTTACAAAATGGAGGTAAGGTCTTCTACCCACAATACGTGTTTAATCAAATAGAATTTATAGAGCAATTTAGTAAAATAGGCTATGAATTAGTTGATATTTGGGAAGATAGAAATGACTCTTGTATCATCATTCCATATGATCCAGAGAAGTCAGTTCCCTTTTATCACGGATTGTACTTCAAACTAAAGGCTTGA
- a CDS encoding DegT/DnrJ/EryC1/StrS family aminotransferase, with protein MKPIPVNEPLLNGNENKYLFECIETGWISSEGPFVKQFEEQFAASVGCKYGIAVCNGSVALDAAVAALGIGSGDEVILPTFTIISCAAAIVRAGAVPVVVDCDPHTWNMDVNQIEDKITARTKAIMVVHIYGLPVDMDQVSDLADKYGLHIIEDAAEMHGQTYKGRPCGSLGTISTFSFYPNKHITTGEGGMLLTNDEKLAERCRSLRNLCFQPQKRFVHEELGWNMRMTNLQAAIGVAQLERLDEFVARKRRMGQIYTELLANIPDVQLPLPRATYATNIYWVYGLVLKDNVAFDAQEAMQYLAAHKIGTRPFFWCMHEQPVFRKMGLFEEESCPVAENIARRGFYIPSGVALTDEQMTQVALAVKDILK; from the coding sequence ATGAAGCCAATTCCAGTCAACGAACCACTGCTAAACGGAAACGAAAATAAATACTTATTTGAGTGTATTGAAACTGGTTGGATTTCTTCTGAAGGACCGTTTGTTAAACAATTTGAAGAACAATTTGCTGCCAGTGTGGGATGCAAATATGGAATAGCTGTCTGCAATGGTTCTGTTGCTCTTGATGCAGCAGTTGCAGCATTAGGAATTGGCTCTGGAGATGAAGTCATTCTCCCCACATTCACGATTATTTCTTGTGCGGCTGCGATTGTCCGTGCTGGTGCTGTACCGGTAGTTGTAGATTGTGATCCGCACACCTGGAATATGGATGTTAACCAGATTGAGGACAAAATTACAGCCAGGACAAAAGCCATTATGGTTGTTCATATCTATGGGCTACCTGTAGATATGGATCAAGTGTCGGACTTAGCCGACAAGTATGGGCTGCATATTATAGAAGATGCTGCCGAAATGCACGGTCAAACTTATAAAGGACGCCCTTGTGGTAGCTTAGGCACTATCAGTACCTTCAGTTTTTACCCTAACAAGCACATAACCACAGGCGAGGGGGGAATGCTGCTGACTAATGATGAGAAGTTGGCAGAACGTTGCCGTTCTTTACGCAATTTGTGCTTTCAACCTCAAAAACGCTTTGTGCATGAAGAGTTGGGTTGGAATATGCGAATGACTAACTTACAAGCAGCGATTGGAGTTGCTCAGTTAGAGCGTTTGGATGAGTTTGTAGCACGTAAGCGACGGATGGGACAAATTTACACAGAGTTACTGGCGAATATCCCTGACGTACAGTTACCGTTGCCGCGCGCTACATATGCAACAAATATATACTGGGTGTACGGTCTAGTTTTAAAAGACAATGTAGCGTTTGACGCTCAAGAAGCGATGCAGTATCTTGCTGCGCACAAGATTGGTACTCGTCCTTTCTTTTGGTGTATGCATGAACAACCTGTGTTCAGAAAGATGGGATTGTTTGAAGAAGAATCTTGCCCAGTGGCAGAAAACATCGCTCGTCGAGGTTTCTATATTCCTAGCGGAGTCGCACTTACAGATGAACAAATGACACAGGTCGCACTGGCAGTTAAGGATATTTTGAAATGA
- a CDS encoding glycosyltransferase family 4 protein, whose protein sequence is MRILILHNRYQIGGGEDVTMQTEKALLEANGHTIALLEVNNDNITSSLEKFKAAVSAIYSLSSKQLVLAEIARFQPDVVHIHNFFPLLSPSVHYACQEVGIPVVQTLHNYRLFCLNSYFFREGKVCEDCLGKSFPWPGIYHGCYRDSKTAASVVATMQFVHRFLQTWENNVDQYITITEFARNKFIQANLPPSKLTVKPNFIYPDPGEGHGKGKYALFVGRLSPEKGIKTLIKAWEKLDTQIPLKIVGDGPLADQVKQAANKLSQVEYLGRRSTQEVHSLMGEAMFLVFPSEWYETFGLVAIEAFAKGTPVLAANIGAIAEVVDPGRTGFYFRPGDADDLIAKVESILANPGKLTHMRREARAEFEAKYTAQRNYQMLMDIYNRVVNCKR, encoded by the coding sequence GTGCGCATCTTAATTTTACATAATCGCTATCAAATTGGTGGTGGCGAAGATGTCACCATGCAAACAGAAAAAGCCCTTTTAGAGGCAAATGGTCACACTATAGCTTTACTGGAAGTCAATAATGACAATATTACGAGTTCTTTAGAAAAATTTAAGGCAGCTGTCAGTGCCATTTATTCCCTCTCATCAAAACAGTTAGTACTTGCAGAAATTGCCAGGTTTCAACCTGATGTTGTGCATATACATAACTTTTTCCCACTGTTGTCGCCTTCGGTTCACTATGCCTGTCAGGAGGTAGGTATACCAGTGGTACAAACACTGCATAACTATCGTTTATTTTGCCTCAATTCCTATTTCTTTCGAGAGGGCAAGGTGTGTGAAGACTGCCTTGGAAAATCTTTTCCTTGGCCTGGTATTTATCACGGTTGTTATCGGGATAGTAAAACAGCGGCAAGTGTCGTTGCAACGATGCAATTTGTACATCGATTTCTACAAACCTGGGAAAACAATGTAGACCAATACATCACCATTACAGAGTTTGCCCGCAATAAATTTATTCAAGCAAACTTGCCTCCATCAAAGCTTACTGTCAAACCAAATTTTATCTATCCTGACCCTGGTGAAGGTCATGGAAAAGGTAAATATGCGCTCTTTGTCGGTCGCCTGTCGCCTGAAAAAGGAATAAAAACACTTATAAAAGCTTGGGAAAAACTTGACACACAAATTCCTTTGAAGATTGTGGGGGATGGCCCGTTAGCCGATCAAGTAAAACAAGCAGCTAATAAACTTTCCCAAGTGGAATACCTTGGACGTAGATCGACACAAGAAGTGCATTCTTTGATGGGTGAAGCCATGTTTTTAGTCTTTCCGTCAGAATGGTATGAAACCTTTGGTCTTGTAGCTATCGAGGCTTTTGCTAAAGGTACTCCTGTGCTCGCTGCAAATATCGGTGCAATAGCAGAGGTTGTAGATCCTGGCAGAACTGGGTTTTACTTCCGTCCTGGTGATGCGGATGATTTAATAGCCAAGGTGGAGTCGATTTTAGCGAATCCAGGAAAGCTCACTCATATGCGGCGAGAAGCTAGAGCTGAGTTTGAAGCGAAGTACACGGCACAAAGAAATTATCAGATGTTGATGGATATTTATAACCGAGTTGTCAACTGTAAGAGGTGA
- a CDS encoding O-antigen ligase family protein, producing MKIKIFYIPTFLAVSDLILSLPQLNLGVIGATRLVFLPLLVLILIEQLRKVDEKRIRFAVSMGWPLLLLPILFLFQIVAIPPAAVPTHLSGCTKYIFWSLLYLSTVLSLNSQTTHLIRKILFITLLLVFLATIVQYPIVIQRSSQSLSSIIASYGTQEKDIFGLFASANEDANSLITLFPLALFYIKQKSGLKGLILKVALLLYLPPLLFINGTRTALFITFPILLFLFHFTFSIKNFTRLAPFLIIFILIYNLYVVSFAESSFSKESEGEGTWGFRVERVWTPTSNYTYENSPLFGFGSRGWEYVCRINGIVRGAGEENAFEVIPSHNVYVWTYVSWGIVGFSIYLGFLLTLLKESFQLSIFQDQEISLFGKTLFCCVIGYCIWAFISNAYIEAGWDILFIIGILISSLKMTALLSKYKNSIPTN from the coding sequence ATGAAAATTAAAATATTTTACATTCCTACATTTTTAGCAGTGAGTGATCTGATCTTATCGCTTCCTCAACTTAATTTAGGTGTTATTGGAGCAACAAGACTAGTTTTTCTTCCACTTTTAGTCCTTATTTTAATTGAGCAATTAAGAAAAGTTGACGAGAAGAGAATAAGATTCGCAGTTAGTATGGGCTGGCCATTGCTACTACTTCCTATACTTTTTTTGTTCCAAATCGTAGCAATTCCTCCAGCAGCTGTACCAACTCATCTTTCTGGTTGTACAAAGTATATTTTCTGGTCTCTGCTGTATCTATCTACAGTATTAAGCTTAAACAGTCAAACAACCCATTTAATTAGAAAAATTTTGTTCATTACATTACTATTAGTCTTTCTAGCAACTATTGTTCAGTATCCAATAGTGATTCAGCGTTCATCTCAGAGTTTATCTAGTATCATTGCCTCCTATGGTACTCAGGAAAAGGACATTTTCGGTCTATTTGCTTCTGCGAACGAAGATGCTAATAGCTTAATTACTTTATTTCCGCTTGCCTTGTTTTATATTAAACAAAAATCAGGTCTAAAAGGGCTAATATTAAAGGTTGCCTTATTACTTTATCTTCCTCCGCTTTTGTTTATAAATGGAACAAGAACGGCGCTATTTATCACTTTTCCAATTCTTTTATTTTTGTTTCATTTTACTTTTTCTATCAAAAACTTTACGAGACTTGCTCCATTTCTTATTATTTTTATTTTGATATACAATTTGTATGTTGTTAGCTTTGCTGAATCTTCTTTTTCTAAGGAGTCTGAGGGTGAAGGAACTTGGGGATTTCGTGTAGAGAGAGTATGGACTCCTACTAGTAATTACACATATGAAAATTCACCTCTTTTTGGTTTTGGCTCCCGTGGTTGGGAATATGTTTGTCGTATCAATGGAATTGTTAGAGGTGCTGGTGAAGAGAACGCATTTGAAGTTATTCCCTCACATAATGTATATGTTTGGACTTATGTGTCGTGGGGAATAGTTGGATTTTCTATATACTTAGGATTTCTCCTTACTCTCTTGAAAGAATCTTTTCAGTTATCAATCTTTCAAGACCAGGAAATTTCACTTTTTGGGAAAACATTATTTTGTTGTGTTATCGGATATTGTATTTGGGCCTTTATTTCTAATGCTTACATTGAAGCAGGATGGGATATTTTGTTTATAATTGGAATCTTAATTAGTAGCTTAAAAATGACAGCTTTACTCAGTAAATACAAAAATTCTATCCCTACTAATTAA
- a CDS encoding glycosyltransferase family 2 protein gives MYPKISIITPSFNQGNYIDFAIQSVKEQNYPNFEHIILDNCSTDKTIEHLKKYDHLIWKSERDKGQSDALNKGFSMATGDIVGWLNADDKYLPGCFQKIANCFAEAPQSDIAYGDYRWINEKGDVFQSRREIDFDYFILKYLHVLYIPSTSTFFKRRIFDEGNFLDDSFQYAMDYEFFLRLALKRYKFIHVHSYLADFRWHTENKSVVALQKQINEQEMALLRHDELLQKVPSSARAYLREMLKLMARGKRYLLKGMKGYYFNQWQHQAVD, from the coding sequence ATGTATCCCAAAATATCAATAATTACCCCCTCTTTTAATCAAGGTAATTATATAGATTTTGCCATCCAAAGCGTAAAAGAACAAAATTATCCCAACTTTGAACATATCATTTTAGATAATTGTTCAACAGATAAAACTATTGAACATCTCAAAAAATATGATCATCTGATTTGGAAATCTGAGCGTGATAAGGGTCAAAGTGACGCTCTTAACAAAGGCTTTAGTATGGCGACAGGTGACATAGTCGGTTGGCTCAATGCAGACGACAAATATCTTCCTGGATGCTTTCAAAAGATAGCAAACTGCTTCGCAGAAGCTCCGCAAAGTGATATTGCTTATGGAGACTATCGTTGGATAAATGAAAAGGGAGATGTTTTTCAATCCCGAAGAGAAATCGATTTTGACTATTTCATACTGAAATATCTTCATGTTTTATATATACCCAGTACTTCTACATTCTTTAAACGAAGGATATTTGATGAAGGAAACTTTTTAGATGATTCTTTTCAATATGCGATGGATTACGAATTTTTTCTGAGATTAGCTTTAAAAAGATATAAATTCATTCACGTTCATTCTTATCTAGCAGATTTTAGATGGCACACAGAAAACAAATCTGTAGTTGCATTACAGAAACAAATTAATGAACAAGAGATGGCTTTACTTCGTCATGATGAATTATTGCAAAAAGTACCCTCATCTGCACGAGCGTATTTACGAGAAATGTTGAAATTAATGGCACGTGGAAAGCGTTACCTTCTCAAAGGAATGAAAGGTTATTACTTTAATCAATGGCAACATCAAGCTGTTGATTAA